One stretch of Pelmatolapia mariae isolate MD_Pm_ZW linkage group LG3_W, Pm_UMD_F_2, whole genome shotgun sequence DNA includes these proteins:
- the LOC134624705 gene encoding zinc finger protein 160-like isoform X3 → MSSTQKDQHGARSRRSQEADKPHRRKREKTYTCDECGKDFAVKASLKQHQVIHTGERPFSCDLCGKSFSMKGHLKQHQLIHSGVKAYTCDQCGRAFNRSSNLQSHLVTHSGIKAYSYDQCGKEFTENASLKQHQVIHTGERPFSCDLCGKSFSFKGSLKTHQLIHSEVKAYSCDQCGRAFTRSSNLQRHLVTHSGIKAYSCDICGKTFSQRGYRNIHLRIHTRHDVYSCEQCGKYFATDAQLQQHMFTHTEGRPYKCDLCEKTFKSPHYLRRHQQIHTRKRLYKCSYCESDTEGSSSQPCHHCGGGKEFHCDLCGKTFSRQKNLKTHQRRHTGDKLKYCKECGRSFIRSCNLKKHELIHSGVKKHLCDQCGSSFTTAGELTTHKRVHTGEKPYKCRHCDKSFSQSGHRNYHERTHMEGNYSCDQCDKSFRILSSYSEHKRSHVTNKLFHCYQCAKTFTSLSALCKHQRDHSGLKSLPSLDHSESEETERSSGFRVRVKKLEIRLHRVQIESFKLVLN, encoded by the exons atgagctcaacacagaag gaccaacatggagcgagaagtcggcgctctcaggaggccgacaaacctcacagaagaaagagagagaaaacatacacctgtgacgagtgtgggaaggattttgctgtgaaggcttcactaaaacagcatcaggtcatccacactggagagagaccgttcagctgtgacttgtgtggaaagtctttttccatgaaGGGTCACCTAAAACAACACCAACttatccacagtggagttaaagcgtacacctgtgatcagtgtggcagagcttttaatCGCAGTAGCAActtacagagtcatctagttacccactctggaattaaggcatacagctatgATCAGTGTGGGAAGGAGTTTACTGAGAATGCTTCACTAAAacagcatcaggtcatccacactggagagagaccgttcagctgtgacttgtgtggaaagtctttttccttcAAGGGTtccctaaaaacacaccaactcatccacagtgaagttaaagcgtacagctgtgatcagtgtggcagagcttttactcgcAGTAGCAACTTACAGAgacatctagttacccactctggaattaaggcatacagctgtgacatctgtggaaaaactttcagccagaGAGGATACCGAAATatacacctacgcattcacaccagacatgatgtgtacagctgtgaACAGTGTGGCAAATACTTTGCTACAGACGCACAGTTACAAcaacacatgtttacccacactgagggacgaccttataaatgtgacctgtgtgagaagacttttaaatctccacattACCTGAGacgacaccaacagatccacaccagaaagagactctacaagtgcagttactgtgag agcgacacagaaggatccagttctcaaccctgtcatcactgtggtggtgggaaagagtttCATTGTGAcctctgtggaaaaactttcagtcgGCAAAAGAACCTAAAAAcacatcaacgtagacacactggagacaaactgaaatactgcaaagaatgtgggagaagcttcATCAGATCATGTAACTTAAAGAAACATGAACTGattcacagtggggttaaaaagcacctctgtgatcagtgtgggtcatccttcaccactgcaggTGAGCTTACAACacacaaacgagtccacacaggagagaaaccatacaagtgcagacactgtgacaaaagcttctcacaatcAGGTCATCGTAACTAtcatgaacgtacacacatggaaggaaactacagctgtgaccagtgtgacaagagcttcaggattctcagttcatactctgaacacaaacgatcccacgttactaataaactgtttcactgttaccaatgtgccaaaacattcacttcattgtctgctctgtgcaaacatcagcgtgatcactcagggctgaaatcactcccatcactggatcacagtgaatctgaagagacagaaagatcctctggTTTCAGAGTCAGAGTCAAAaagcttgagatcaggctccacagagttcagatagaATCATTTAAACTTGTGTTGAACTGA
- the LOC134617658 gene encoding Fc receptor-like A, whose product MVNLTVTGGSVILQSPVLPVMEGDDVTLLCKTETTPSNLPAAFYKDGSLIRKQPTGHMTIQHVSRSDEGLYKCDISGHGESPSSWITVTVISSVCVLVLLVLLVLLVRRQVQRKTEWEELEMMTSRTAKAQVINNSQSEEAEKVIQLLSTQP is encoded by the exons atggttaacctgacagtcactg gtggatcagtgatcctgcagagtcctgtcctccctgtgatggagggagatgacgtcactctgctctgtaaaacagagaccactccctccaacctcccagctgctttctataaagatggctccctcatcaggaagcagcctacaggtcacatgaccatccagcatgtttccaggtctgatgaaggcctctacaagtgtgacatcagcggtcatggagagtctccatccagctggatcactgtcacag TTattagttcagtctgtgttctgGTTCTTTtggtgttactggttctgctggtgagacGACAAGTTCAAAGGAAAACTGAAT GGGAGGAGTTGGAGATGATGACATCACGTACAGCAAAGGCTCAAGTCATcaacaacagccaatcagaggaagcAGAG AAAGTCATCCAGCTGTTGTCCACTCAGCCCTGA
- the LOC134624705 gene encoding zinc finger protein 883-like isoform X1, whose protein sequence is MSSTQKDQHGARSRRSQEADKPHRRKREKTYTCDECGKDFAVKASLKQHQVIHTGERPFSCDLCGKSFSMKGHLKQHQLIHSGVKAYTCDQCGRAFNRSSNLQSHLVTHSGIKAYSYDQCGKEFTENASLKQHQVIHTGERPFSCDLCGKSFSFKGSLKTHQLIHSEVKAYSCDQCGRAFTRSSNLQRHLVTHSGIKAYSCDICGKTFSQRGYRNIHLRIHTRHDVYSCEQCGKYFATDAQLQQHMFTHTEGRPYKCDLCEKTFKSPHYLRRHQQIHTRKRLYKCSYCEKQSDTEGSSSQPCHHCGGGKEFHCDLCGKTFSRQKNLKTHQRRHTGDKLKYCKECGRSFIRSCNLKKHELIHSGVKKHLCDQCGSSFTTAGELTTHKRVHTGEKPYKCRHCDKSFSQSGHRNYHERTHMEGNYSCDQCDKSFRILSSYSEHKRSHVTNKLFHCYQCAKTFTSLSALCKHQRDHSGLKSLPSLDHSESEETERSSGFRVRVKKLEIRLHRVQIESFKLVLN, encoded by the exons atgagctcaacacagaag gaccaacatggagcgagaagtcggcgctctcaggaggccgacaaacctcacagaagaaagagagagaaaacatacacctgtgacgagtgtgggaaggattttgctgtgaaggcttcactaaaacagcatcaggtcatccacactggagagagaccgttcagctgtgacttgtgtggaaagtctttttccatgaaGGGTCACCTAAAACAACACCAACttatccacagtggagttaaagcgtacacctgtgatcagtgtggcagagcttttaatCGCAGTAGCAActtacagagtcatctagttacccactctggaattaaggcatacagctatgATCAGTGTGGGAAGGAGTTTACTGAGAATGCTTCACTAAAacagcatcaggtcatccacactggagagagaccgttcagctgtgacttgtgtggaaagtctttttccttcAAGGGTtccctaaaaacacaccaactcatccacagtgaagttaaagcgtacagctgtgatcagtgtggcagagcttttactcgcAGTAGCAACTTACAGAgacatctagttacccactctggaattaaggcatacagctgtgacatctgtggaaaaactttcagccagaGAGGATACCGAAATatacacctacgcattcacaccagacatgatgtgtacagctgtgaACAGTGTGGCAAATACTTTGCTACAGACGCACAGTTACAAcaacacatgtttacccacactgagggacgaccttataaatgtgacctgtgtgagaagacttttaaatctccacattACCTGAGacgacaccaacagatccacaccagaaagagactctacaagtgcagttactgtgag aagcagagcgacacagaaggatccagttctcaaccctgtcatcactgtggtggtgggaaagagtttCATTGTGAcctctgtggaaaaactttcagtcgGCAAAAGAACCTAAAAAcacatcaacgtagacacactggagacaaactgaaatactgcaaagaatgtgggagaagcttcATCAGATCATGTAACTTAAAGAAACATGAACTGattcacagtggggttaaaaagcacctctgtgatcagtgtgggtcatccttcaccactgcaggTGAGCTTACAACacacaaacgagtccacacaggagagaaaccatacaagtgcagacactgtgacaaaagcttctcacaatcAGGTCATCGTAACTAtcatgaacgtacacacatggaaggaaactacagctgtgaccagtgtgacaagagcttcaggattctcagttcatactctgaacacaaacgatcccacgttactaataaactgtttcactgttaccaatgtgccaaaacattcacttcattgtctgctctgtgcaaacatcagcgtgatcactcagggctgaaatcactcccatcactggatcacagtgaatctgaagagacagaaagatcctctggTTTCAGAGTCAGAGTCAAAaagcttgagatcaggctccacagagttcagatagaATCATTTAAACTTGTGTTGAACTGA
- the LOC134624705 gene encoding zinc finger protein 160-like isoform X2, translated as MSSTQKDQHGARSRRSQEADKPHRRKREKTYTCDECGKDFAVKASLKQHQVIHTGERPFSCDLCGKSFSMKGHLKQHQLIHSGVKAYTCDQCGRAFNRSSNLQSHLVTHSGIKAYSYDQCGKEFTENASLKQHQVIHTGERPFSCDLCGKSFSFKGSLKTHQLIHSEVKAYSCDQCGRAFTRSSNLQRHLVTHSGIKAYSCDICGKTFSQRGYRNIHLRIHTRHDVYSCEQCGKYFATDAQLQQHMFTHTEGRPYKCDLCEKTFKSPHYLRRHQQIHTRKRLYKCSYCEQSDTEGSSSQPCHHCGGGKEFHCDLCGKTFSRQKNLKTHQRRHTGDKLKYCKECGRSFIRSCNLKKHELIHSGVKKHLCDQCGSSFTTAGELTTHKRVHTGEKPYKCRHCDKSFSQSGHRNYHERTHMEGNYSCDQCDKSFRILSSYSEHKRSHVTNKLFHCYQCAKTFTSLSALCKHQRDHSGLKSLPSLDHSESEETERSSGFRVRVKKLEIRLHRVQIESFKLVLN; from the exons atgagctcaacacagaag gaccaacatggagcgagaagtcggcgctctcaggaggccgacaaacctcacagaagaaagagagagaaaacatacacctgtgacgagtgtgggaaggattttgctgtgaaggcttcactaaaacagcatcaggtcatccacactggagagagaccgttcagctgtgacttgtgtggaaagtctttttccatgaaGGGTCACCTAAAACAACACCAACttatccacagtggagttaaagcgtacacctgtgatcagtgtggcagagcttttaatCGCAGTAGCAActtacagagtcatctagttacccactctggaattaaggcatacagctatgATCAGTGTGGGAAGGAGTTTACTGAGAATGCTTCACTAAAacagcatcaggtcatccacactggagagagaccgttcagctgtgacttgtgtggaaagtctttttccttcAAGGGTtccctaaaaacacaccaactcatccacagtgaagttaaagcgtacagctgtgatcagtgtggcagagcttttactcgcAGTAGCAACTTACAGAgacatctagttacccactctggaattaaggcatacagctgtgacatctgtggaaaaactttcagccagaGAGGATACCGAAATatacacctacgcattcacaccagacatgatgtgtacagctgtgaACAGTGTGGCAAATACTTTGCTACAGACGCACAGTTACAAcaacacatgtttacccacactgagggacgaccttataaatgtgacctgtgtgagaagacttttaaatctccacattACCTGAGacgacaccaacagatccacaccagaaagagactctacaagtgcagttactgtgag cagagcgacacagaaggatccagttctcaaccctgtcatcactgtggtggtgggaaagagtttCATTGTGAcctctgtggaaaaactttcagtcgGCAAAAGAACCTAAAAAcacatcaacgtagacacactggagacaaactgaaatactgcaaagaatgtgggagaagcttcATCAGATCATGTAACTTAAAGAAACATGAACTGattcacagtggggttaaaaagcacctctgtgatcagtgtgggtcatccttcaccactgcaggTGAGCTTACAACacacaaacgagtccacacaggagagaaaccatacaagtgcagacactgtgacaaaagcttctcacaatcAGGTCATCGTAACTAtcatgaacgtacacacatggaaggaaactacagctgtgaccagtgtgacaagagcttcaggattctcagttcatactctgaacacaaacgatcccacgttactaataaactgtttcactgttaccaatgtgccaaaacattcacttcattgtctgctctgtgcaaacatcagcgtgatcactcagggctgaaatcactcccatcactggatcacagtgaatctgaagagacagaaagatcctctggTTTCAGAGTCAGAGTCAAAaagcttgagatcaggctccacagagttcagatagaATCATTTAAACTTGTGTTGAACTGA